One stretch of Bombina bombina isolate aBomBom1 chromosome 7, aBomBom1.pri, whole genome shotgun sequence DNA includes these proteins:
- the FTH1 gene encoding ferritin heavy chain, translated as MSSQVRQNYHQDCEAAINRQVNLELYASYVYLSMSYYFDRDDVALRNFAKYFLHQSHEEREHAEKLMKLQNQRGGRIFLQDVRKPDRDEWGNGLEALECALQLEKSVNQSLLDLHKLSTDRNDPHLCDFIETHYLDEQVQSIKELGDHVTNLRRLGAPGNGMAEYLFDKHTLAEHHD; from the exons ATGAGTTCCCAGGTCAGACAGAACTACCACCAGGACTGCGAGGCCGCCATCAACCGGCAGGTCAACCTGGAGTTGTATGCGTCCTACGTGTATTTATCTATG TCCTATTACTTTGACCGTGATGATGTGGCACTGAGAAATTTTGCAAAATATTTCCTACACCAGTCCCATGAGGAGCGGGAGCATGCAGAGAAGCTAATGAAGTTACAGAACCAACGTGGAGGAAGGATATTCCTGCAGGATGTCAGG AAACCAGATCGTGATGAGTGGGGAAATGGCCTGGAAGCTTTGGAGTGTGCTCTGCAGCTGGAGAAAAGCGTAAACCAGTCCCTGCTAGATCTGCACAAACTGTCTACTGACCGCAACGATCCCCAC CTCTGTGACTTCATAGAGACCCACTACTTGGACGAGCAAGTGCAATCCATTAAGGAGCTTGGTGACCATGTGACAAACTTGCGAAGGCTGGGAGCACCTGGAAATGGCATGGCCGAGTACCTGTTTGACAAACACACACTGGCAGAGCACCATGACTGA